In a genomic window of Scheffersomyces stipitis CBS 6054 chromosome 4, complete sequence:
- a CDS encoding predicted protein produces the protein IGKAIHIGVDLALVSAFLAGVKRNTGLTVDFDKIENKEIQYYSGKYLDVGEKVFDYSAAWLASSDYFKRK, from the coding sequence ATCGGAAAAGCTATTCATATTGGTGTAGATTTGGCATTGGTGTCTGCCTTCTTGGCTGGTGTCAAGAGAAATACTGGCTTGACGGTTGATTTCGATAAGATTGAAAACAAGGAGATCCAATACTATTCGGGCAAATACTTGGATGTTGGTGAAAAGGTGTTTGACTATTCTGCTGCTTGGTTAGCCAGCTCTGACTACTTTAAGCGTaaatga
- a CDS encoding predicted protein — protein MKVIYPIIAACSLEIVVCSALADGTSSQGEIECSPTKVSLEASQKTDTFNYPVETPSFHTKSYHGPTRLEGVESSDCLNECGVIVEETPQRKTVTTSTIAKRERLNTCPIDFKKYYNQDSPMAMTIDCGLVGSMKSTTNTSNMVMSTYTTPVVVCDDTQKVTSNMEIMTVVKQENL, from the coding sequence ATGAAAGTCATCTACCCAATTATTGCTGCTTGCTCTTTGGAAATTGTCGTCTGCTCTGCTTTAGCTGATGGAACCCTGTCACAAGGTGAAATAGAGTGTTCTCCTACCAAAGTCAGTCTAGAAGCATCACAGAAAACAGATACATTTAATTACCCTGTCGAAACACCATCTTTTCACACCAAGCTGTACCATGGTCCCACAAGACTAGAAGGGGTAGAGCTGTCGGATTGTCTCAACGAGTGTGGAGTTATCGTTGAAGAAACCCCACAAAGGAAAACTGTCACAACTTCTACCATCGCAAAGAGAGAGCGACTAAATACTTGTCCAatcgacttcaagaagtactACAACCAAGACAGTCCTATGGCAATGACCATTGACTGTGGGCTTGTGGGCTCCATGAAATCAACCACCAACACTTCAAACATGGTGATGTCTACCTATACTACTCCAGTCGTAGTATGCGATGATACCCAGAAGGTTACTTCCAATATGGAGATTATGACCGTCGTCAAACAGGAAAATCTCTAG
- the GFA1 gene encoding glucoseamine-6- phosphate synthase (glucoseamine-6- phosphate synthase [EC:2.6.1.16] [KO:K00820]~go_function sugar binding~go_process metabolism; carbohydrate metabolism) → MCGIFGYVNFLVDKTRGEIVDNLIDGLQKLEYRGYDSSGIAIDGDNKGETIIVKTPGKVKVLKQKIIDEKVERSTVFDNHVGIAHTRWATHGQPMISNCHPHRSDPRGEFIVVHNGIITNYRALKTLLVSKGFKFESETDTECIAKLYKHIYDTNQKAGIIADLNELTKQVLYELEGSYGLLVKSTHYPGEVCGTRKGSPLLVGVKTERKLKVDFVDVEFTEPEPVVSHNANSKNELGLLPVAVGEQNLRTSQSRAFLSDDNIPMPVEFFLSSDPASVVQHTKKVLFLEDDDIAHIYDGELHIHRASKKNAGESTTRQIQTLEMELNQIMKGPYKHFMQKEIFEQPDSTFNTMRGRIDFESNTITLGGLKSFLPTIRRCRRILMIACGTSYHSCLATRSIFEELTEIPVSVELASDFLDRRSPVFRDDTCVFVSQSGETADSILALQYCLERGALTVGIVNSVGSSMSRQTHCGVHINAGPEIGVASTKAYTSQYIALVMFALSLSNDSVSRQERHKEIIQGLQKIPEQIKKVLLLEEKIKSLCDSNLNDQKSLLLLGRGYQFATALEGALKIKEISYMHSEGVLAGELKHGVLALVDDKLPIIAFATRDSLFPKVMSAIEQVTARDGRPIVICNEGDEILSSDKVLATLEVPETVDCLQGLLNVIPLQLMSYWLAVNRGIDVDFPRNLAKSVTVE, encoded by the exons ATGTG TGGTATCTTTGGTTACGTTAACTTCCTTGTCGACAAGACAAGAGGTGAAATTGTGGACAACCTCATCGACGGActccagaagttggagTACAGAGGTTACGACTCGTCTGGTATTGCCATTGATGGCGATAACAAGGGCGAAACCATCATCGTCAAGACTCCTGGTAAGGTTAAGGTGTTGAAGCAAAAGATAATCGATGAAAAGGTAGAAAGATCAACTGTTTTTGACAACCACGTCGGTATTGCTCACACAAGATGGGCCACTCACGGCCAACCTATGATTTCCAACTGCCATCCTCACAGATCCGATCCTAGAGGCGAGTTTATCGTTGTTCACAATGGTATTATCACCAACTACAGAGCTTTGAAGACTCTTTTGGTCTCTAAAGGTTTCAAGTTTGAGTCGGAAACTGACACTGAGTGTATTGCCAAGTTATACAAACACATCTATGACACAAACCAGAAGGCCGGCATTATTGCTGACTTGAACGAATTGACCAAGCAGGTTTTATACGAGTTGGAAGGTTCCTACGGTCTTTTAGTCAAGTCTACTCACTACCCTGGCGAAGTGTGTGGTACTAGAAAGGGTTCTCCCTTGTTGGTTGGTGTCAAAACCGAGAGGAAGTTGAAGGTCGACTTCGTAGATGTAGAATTCACCGAGCCGGAACCTGTTGTGAGTCACAACGCCAACAGCAAGAACGAGTTGGGATTGTTGCCCGTTGCTGTAGGCGAACAAAATTTGAGAACCTCGCAATCTAGAGCCTTTTTGTCTGATGACAATATCCCCATGCCAGtagagttcttcttgtcttctgaTCCTGCTTCCGTAGTACAGCACACCAAGAAggttttgttcttggaagatgacgacATTGCTCACATCTATGATGGTGAGTTGCACATCCACAGAGcctccaagaagaatgccGGAGAATCCACTACCAGACAGATCCAAACCTTGGAGATGGAATTGAACCAGATCATGAAGGGGCCATACAAGCACTTCATGCAAAAGGAAATCTTTGAACAACCCGACTCTACTTTCAACACCATGAGAGGTAGAATCGACTTCGAATCAAACACAATCACATTGGGAGGCTTGAAGTCGTTCTTGCCCACAATCAGAAGATGCAGAAGAATCCTCATGATAGCCTGTGGTACTTCCTACCATTCCTGTTTGGCCACCAGATCGATTTTTGAGGAATTGACTGAGATTCCCGTGTCGGTAGAATTGGCTTCTGATTTCCTCGACAGAAGATCGCCTGTTTTCAGAGACGATACCTGTGTATTTGTCTCTCAATCGGGTGAAACTGCCGATTCCATCTTAGCTTTGCAGTACTGTTTGGAAAGAGGTGCCTTGACTGTAGGAATTGTCAACTCTGTAGGTTCTTCTATGTCTAGACAGACTCACTGTGGTGTTCACATCAACGCTGGACCTGAAATCGGGGTTGCCTCCACAAAAGCCTACACTTCTCAGTACATTGCCTTGGTGATGTTTGCACTTTCTTTGTCCAACGACTCTGTTTCCAGACAAGAAAGACACAAGGAAATCATCCAAggattgcaaaaaattccagaacagatcaagaaggtgttgttgttggaagaaaaaatCAAGAGCTTGTGTGActccaacttgaacgaccagaagtcgttgttgttATTGGGAAGAGGTTACCAGTTCGCCACGGCCTTAGAGGGTGCTCTTAAGATCAAGGAAATCTCGTATATGCACTCGGAAGGTGTTTTGGCTGGTGAATTGAAGCATGGTGTTTTGGCTTTGGTGGATGACAAGTTGCCCATCATTGCCTTTGCAACGAGAGACTCGTTGTTCCCTAAGGTGATGTCTGCCATCGAGCAAGTCACTGCCAGAGACGGTAGACCCATTGTCATTTGTAACGAAGGAGACGAGATCCTTTCTAGTGACAAGGTTCTTGCAACATTGGAAGTTCCAGAAACCGTTGATTGTTTGCAAGGTTTGTTGAATGTCATTCCATTGCAATTGATGAGTTACTGGTTGGCTGTCAACAGAGGTATTGATGTTGATTTCCCACGTAACTTGGCCAAGTCTGTCACTGTCGAATAG
- the CTK1 gene encoding kinase of RNA polymerase II carboxy-terminal domain (CTD), alpha subunit (kinase of RNA polymerase II carboxy-terminal domain (CTD), alpha subunit phosphorylates the RPO21 CTD (carboxy-terminal domain) also called CTDK-I alpha subunit~go_function protein kinase activity; ATP binding~go_process protein amino acid phosphorylation) yields the protein MSDRYRPPPAGPRSSRDFQRKPSFKSRERNRDRDRDRDRDNRERDVYKPGGSQRDRERDMYRPRNDTYTPKKGPDNHKDVHKDTPNDTHKDEPSLGSKRGPPSGPSSYRKRRELAKEKEKKIEPFRGIPSGRGPPLGPRGGKKAGATNQQQQQQPKPPKQKPQKLSKSQIYSIYVPGGSRVYQRTQQVGEGTYGKVYKAKNTKTNEFVALKKLRLESEREGFPITAMREIKLLQSFDHPNIVGLLEMMVEQNQIYMIFDYMDHDLTGFLSHPDLVLEEGHCKYIFQQLMEGLNYLHKKRVIHRDIKGSNILLDSTGCLKIADFGLARTMKIVNDGESPDYTNRVITIWYRPPELLLGATDYGREVDIWGVGCLLIELYTKVAAFQGFDEVGQLCRIFNVMGTPSIVDWPDIQNLPWFEMLKPKVNVASKFKAKYESAMSPDGFDLALNLLRLNPKARFTAEQALQHRYFTEEPFPLPLTFLKDVEGEWHEFETKKRRRKERKRLQDEAKAKQNKDKQSQGTVDVDASLPVKSVSEVPLDIPQSSTVNTVDVGTVESNIDSDIEIDAVATDDKISEEAKHPKGQESDGYEP from the exons ATGTCTGACAGATACAGGCCTCCACCAGCTGGACCACGGTCGAGCAGAGACTTTCAGAGGAAGCCATCATTTAAGAGCAGAGAGAGAAATAGGGATAGGGATAGAGACAGGGACAGAGATAATAGAGAAAGAGACGTATACAAGCCGGGAGGATCAC AAAGagacagagaaagagatATGTATAGACCTCGCAACGACACGTATACACCTAAAAAAGGACCAG ATAATCATAAGGATGTTCACAAAGATACTCCTAATGATACACATAAAGATGAGCCTTCTTTAGGATCCAAAAGGGGACCTCCTTCTGGACCCAGTAGTTATCggaagagaagagaattagcgaaagaaaaggagaaaaaaattgaaccaTTTAGAGGGATACCTTCTG GTAGAGGGCCACCTTTAGGACCTCGTGGAGGCAAGAAAGCAGGTGCCACtaatcaacaacaacaacaacaaccaaaGCCTCCTAAGCAGAAACCTCAAAAGCTCTCCAAGTCTCAGATATATTCGATCTATGTTCCTGGTGGATCGCGTGTTTACCAAAGAACACAGCAAGTAGGCGAGGGAACATACGGTAAAGTCTATAAAGCTAAGAATACCAAGACAAATGAGTTTGTtgccttgaagaagttgcgGTTGGAGTCTGAACGAGAGGGCTTTCCAATTACGGCCATGAGAGAAATCAAgcttttgcaatcgtttGACCATCCGAACATTGTGGGCTTGTTGGAGATGATGGTCGAACAGAATCAGATCTATATGATCTTTGACTACATGGACCATGACTTGACAGGATTTTTGTCCCATCCAGATTTGGTTCTTGAGGAGGGCCATTGCAAGTATATCTTCCAGCAGTTGATGGAAGGGTTAAACTATTTACATAAGAAGAGAGTCATTCACCGTGACATCAAGGGTTCCAACATTTTGTTGGACAGTACCGGCTGTTTGAAGATTGCTGACTTCGGCTTGGCCAGAACGATGAAGATTGTGAATGACGGTGAGAGTCCCGATTACACCAACAGAGTGATCACCATCTGGTATAGACCTCCCGAGTTGCTTTTGGGAGCCACTGACTATGGCAGAGAGGTCGATATCTGGGGTGTGGGGTGTCTTTTGATTGAGCTTTATACGAAGGTAGCTGCTTTCCAGGGctttgatgaagttggtcAGCTTTGCCGTATTTTCAATGTCATGGGGACTCCTTCTATTGTAGACTGGCCCGACATTCAGAATTTGCCTTGGTTTGAAATGCTCAAACCAAAAGTTAACGTCGcttccaaattcaaagCCAAGTATGAATCTGCCATGTCTCCTGATGGTTTTGATTTGGCATTGAATTTGCTTCGTTTGAACCCCAAAGCCAGGTTCACAGCCGAACAAGCTTTACAGCACAGGTATTTTACCGAAGAGCCGTTCCCACTTCCAttgactttcttgaaagatgTAGAAGGTGAATGGCACGAGTTTGAAaccaaaaagagaagaaggaaggaACGTAAGAGACTCCAGGACGAGGCTAAAGCAAAACAGAATAAGGACAAACAACTGCAGGGCACCGTTGATGTCGATGCATCTCTTCCTGTAAAATCTGTTCTGGAAGTTCCACTAGATATTCCTCAATCCAGTACCGTCAACACTGTAGATGTTGGAACAGTTGAGTCCAATATTGACTCAGATATTGAGATCGATGCAGTAGCCACTGATGATAAAATCAGTGAAGAAGCTAAACATCCAAAAGGCCAAGAAAGTGATGGTTATGAACCATAG
- a CDS encoding predicted protein (go_function signal transducer activity~go_process G-protein coupled receptor protein signaling pathway), with the protein MGCGASKEPIPEASAGNTNARRNSQRQALANGTKQTSNANNNTNNNSSSTESSNVVEKRANGSASTAASTAINPVDAATQSDPNKEVKILLLGSGESGKSTIVKQMKILHQNGYTKEESYEFKPFVYKNILDCIKNVINAIIDLQPDLINKSGHLESANGTIEEDKDSLEEFKGQDLEKDKDRKHILDYDDLNEVLDYEFSIDSEQVFNPVIAQKIKTIYNTPEVKNFMKFQQANFYLIDSTHYFLSDVDRITSPDYVPSVSDILRTRKKTSGIFDFTFQMSGGLNIHMYDVGGQRSERKKWIHCFDNVTLIIFCVALSEYDQVLLEENSQNRLEESLALFDSVVNSRWFSRTSIVLFLNKIDVFAEKLAYSPLEKQFPDYTGGNNINKAAKYILWRFTQVNRSGLNIYPHVTQATDTSNIQLVMAAVKETLLENSLRDTGILNN; encoded by the coding sequence ATGGGCTGTGGTGCTTCGAAAGAACCTATTCCAGAAGCCTCAGCTGGAAACACCAACGCCAGGCGCAATTCCCAGAGACAGGCTCTAGCAAACGGTACTAAACAAACGTCTaatgccaacaacaataccaacaataacagTTCGTCCacagaatcttcaaatgtCGTAGAGAAACGTGCCAATGGCTCGGCTTCAACGGCTGCTTCAACTGCCATTAATCCCGTAGACGCGGCTACGCAATCCGATCCCAATAAGGAAGTGAAGATCTTATTGCTCGGCTCAGGTGAGAGTGGAAAATCTACCATCGTCaagcagatgaagattttgCACCAGAATGGCTataccaaagaagaactgtATGAATTCAAGCCTTTTGTTTACAAGAATATCTTGGACTGTATCAAGAACGTCATCAACGCCATCATCGACTTGCAACCagatttgatcaacaaaaGTGGCCATTTAGAAAGCGCAAATGGCACAATCGAAGAGGATAAAGACAGCTTAGAAGAATTTAAAGGTCAAGACTTGGAAAAAGATAAGGACAGAAAACATATTCTAGATTACGATGATTTGAATGAAGTGTTGGACTACGAGTTCTCCATCGATTCAGAGCAAGTTTTCAACCCGGTCATTGCGCAAAAGATTAAAACCATATATAACACTCcagaagtcaagaatttcatGAAATTCCAACAAGCCAACTTCTACCTCATCGATTCTACCCACTACTTCTTGTCAGATGTCGACAGAATCACATCACCAGATTACGTGCCCTCAGTAAGTGACATCTTGAGAACTCGTAAAAAGACTTCTGGTATCTTTGATTTTACGTTCCAGATGAGTGGAGGCTTAAATATCCACATGTACGATGTAGGTGGACAGAGATCtgaaagaaaaaagtgGATCCATTGCTTCGACAATGTTACCTTGATCATTTTCTGTGTAGCATTATCGGAATACGATCAAGtactacttgaagaaaattctcAGAACCGCTTAGAAGAATCTTTAGCGTTGTTTGATTCAGTCGTTAATTCTAGATGGTTCTCCAGAACTTCCATCgtattgttcttgaacaaaatcGATGTCTTTGCCGAAAAATTGGCATACTCTCCTTTAGAGAAACAATTCCCGGACTACACCGGAGGtaacaatatcaacaaaGCTGCCAAGTACATTTTGTGGAGATTTACCCAGGTGAATAGATCCGGTTTAAACATTTACCCCCACGTTACACAAGCTACAGACACTTCAAACATCCAGTTAGTTATGGCTGCTGTCAAGGAAACGCTCTTGGAGAACTCCTTGAGAGATACTGgtatcttgaacaattga